A genomic region of Bactrocera dorsalis isolate Fly_Bdor chromosome 3, ASM2337382v1, whole genome shotgun sequence contains the following coding sequences:
- the LOC125777650 gene encoding protein toll-like, translating to MTLQNLTQAHFRKLVGLRQLDLAENNMNILNENVFATLTRLNFLNLSHNGIVEILPNQFAKLNKLIILDLSYNSLTYLSPKLFEQTPLLWHLKLRGNQLHDTTNIITILKPLNFLHKLDLSENKLRTIWGNATYANAPATLATNLHNSNMPMNFELAKGLNYVSTLQPNEYHKSKRTLKSINLSRNLLIGFNMDWIFEIGITCPFKISLEQNLIKHVYALSNMLSKTNDCEGEIKMAGNHIECDCKLAWIYNNNYSRYFSDLQCNQTSTKLLTNFTQLRRHELCAWQPVQCPRNCVCSTKSELLHINCTGAQLSAMKELPRPEQVFLTTSLLDISNNRFTRLPLNTTFGYANVSQLYAANNQITNISLLELPTDLTVLDLRNNRLKSLCADFLRVFLNESTKLQSLYLSANPWICDCASRELLYTQA from the exons ATGACGCTGCAAAACTTGACGCAAGCGCATTTTCGTAAACTTGTTGGGCTCAGGCAACTTGACTTAGCCGAgaataatatgaatattttgaacGAAAATGTCTTTGCAACACTTACGCGTTTGAATTTTCTGAACTTGAGCCACAATGGAATTGTGGAGATATTACCAAATCAATTTGCTAAACTGAATAAACTGATAATACTGGATCTCAGCTATAATTCGTTAACATATTTAAGTCCTAAACTTTTCGAGCAAACCCCTTTGTTATGGCACTTGAAACTCAGAGGCAATCAATTGCACgatacaacaaatattataacaatTCTCAAACCGTTGAATTTTTTACATAAGTTAGACTTAAGCGAAAATAAACTGCGAACGATTTGGGGCAACGCGACTTATGCCAATGCCCCAGCTACATTGGCTACAAATTTACATAACAGCAATATGCCGATGAACTTCGAGTTAGCAAAAGGTCTGAATTATGTCAGCACATTGCAACCTAACGAGTACCACAAAAGCAAGCGTACGTTGAAATCTATAAATTTAAGTCGCAATCTTCTGATCGGGTTTAATATGGATTGGATTTTTGAAATCGGCATAACATGCCCTTTCAAAATTAGCTTAgaacaaaatttgattaaacACGTATATGCTTTATCAAATATGCTCAGTAAAACTAACGACTGTGAAGGCGAAATCAAAATGGCTGGCAACCATATCGAATGCGATTGTAAACTAGCATGGATTTACAATAATAACTATAGCAGGTATTTCAGCGATCTGCAGTGTAATCAGACGTCAACCAAACTACTAACGAATTTCACACAGCTTCGACGGCATGAACTGTGTGCTTGGCAACCGGTGCAATGTCCCAGAAACTGCGTTTGTTCCACAAAATCCGAATTGCTGCACATCAATTGCACTGGCGCACAACTCAGCGCTATGAAAGAGTTGCCACGTCCCGAACAAGTATTTCTCACGACTTCGTTACTCGATATAAGCAATAATCGTTTCACTAGACTGCCTCTGAACACCACCTTCGGCTACGCCAACGTTTCACAGCTCTACGCCGCGAACAATCAAATCACCAACATAAGTCTCTTGGAACTACCAACCGATTTGACGGTTTTGGATCTGCGAAATAATCGCTTAAAATCGTTATGTGCTGATTTTTTGCGTGTATTTCTCAACGAAAGCACGAAACTACAGTCTCTGTATCTAAGTGCAAACCCTTGGATTTGCGACTGTGCTTCACGGGAGCTCCTTTACACA CAAGCCTGA
- the LOC125777799 gene encoding protein toll-like, whose translation MEFRTAHQCSLNEGRARIIMIKYGEIINSELLDKELKAYLDMNTYLDWQDPRFWDKLRYAMPHKVGRERNTDMLEVNDRLYVMGQVEMNRLRGANA comes from the coding sequence ATGGAGTTTCGCACAGCACATCAGTGCTCGTTGAACGAAGGTCGTGCGCGCATAATTATGATTAAATACGGTGAAATTATCAACAGTGAGCTATTGGATAAGGAATTGAAAGCATATTTGGATATGAACACATACTTGGATTGGCAAGATCCCAGATTTTGGGATAAACTACGCTATGCCATGCCACATAAAGTGGGTAGAGAACGGAACACCGATATGCTTGAAGTCAACGACAGATTGTACGTTATGGGGCAAGTCGAGATGAATCGTTTGCGTGGTGCGAACGCTTAA
- the LOC125777651 gene encoding phospholipase A2 inhibitor-like encodes MTLQNLTQEYFQNLVALRQLDLAGNNMKILDENVFATLTHLNLLNLSHNGIAELLPNQFAKLNKLIILDLSYNSLTYLSAKLFEKTPLLWQLKLKGNQLHDTTNIIQVLKPLNFLHKLDLSDNQLRTTWGSASYAKDPAIVDKHLTLQ; translated from the coding sequence ATGACGCTGCAAAACTTAACTCAAGAGTATTTTCAAAACCTTGTTGCGCTCAGGCAACTTGACTTAGCCGggaataatatgaaaattttggacGAAAATGTCTTTGCAACACTTACGCATTTGAATTTGCTGAACTTGAGCCACAATGGAATTGCGGAGTTATTACCAAATCAATTTGCTAAACTGAATAAACTGATAATACTGGATCTCAGCTACAACTCgttaacatatttaagtgcTAAACTTTTCGAGAAAACGCCTTTGTTATGGCAATTGAAACTCAAAGGCAATCAATTGCACGACACAACAAATATTATACAAGTTCTCAAAccgttaaattttttacataagctAGACTTAAGCGATAATCAATTGCGAACGACTTGGGGCAGCGCGAGTTACGCCAAGGACCCAGCAATAGTGGATAAACATTTAACCTTACAGTAA
- the LOC125777652 gene encoding protein toll-like: protein MDWIYEIGITCPFKINLEQNLITNVYALSNLLNTTNDCEGEIKLTGNHIECDCKLAWIYNNNYSRFFNDLQCNEKSTNLVTNFTQLRRHELCTWQQAQCPRNCVCSTKSELLHINCTGAQLDVIKKLPRPEQVLLTSSLLDISNNHFTVLPLSIISGYANVSKLYASNNQITNISLLELPTDLTVLDLRNNRLKSLCADFLRVFFNESTKLQSLYLSANPWICDCASQQLLYTVRAHRQRIPDVEQLRCDNKPNVTLLTASLSELCQVEDNVKRYQYIFAAITTAALIIIIFLLIIVLFFKYKLQVKIWLYGHKILRCCIREYELDENKTFDAFISYAHQEVDFVNHLLVPQLEQGEPPFRVCTHERNWLAGAYIPEQIIESVEQSRRTIIVLSQHFIESEWARMEFRTAHQCSLNEGRARIIMIKYGEIINSELLDKELKAYLDMNTYLDWQDVRFWDKLRYAMPHKVGRKPNTDMLEVNGKLYVIGKVEMNRLRGENA from the coding sequence ATGGATTGGATTTATGAAATCGGCATTACATGCCCTTTCAAAATTAACTTGGAACAGAATTTGATTACAAACGTATATGCTTTATCAAATTTACTCAATACAACTAACGACTGTGAAGGCGAAATCAAATTGACTGGTAACCATATTGAATGCGATTGTAAACTAGCATGGATTTACAATAATAACTATAGCAGGTTTTTTAATGATCTGCAGTGTAATGAGAAGTCAACCAATCTAGTAACGAATTTCACACAGCTTCGACGACACGAGTTGTGCACTTGGCAACAGGCGCAATGCCCCAGAAACTGTGTCTGCTCCACAAAATCTGAATTGTTGCACATTAATTGCACTGGCGCACAACTCGACGTTATCAAAAAGCTGCCACGTCCCGAGCAGGTATTGCTCACGAGTTCGTTACTCGATATTAGCAATAATCATTTCACTGTTTTGCCGCTAAGCATCATCTCCGGCTACGCCAACGTTTCAAAGCTCTACGCCTCGAACAATCAAATCACCAACATAAGTCTCTTGGAACTACCAACCGATTTGACGGTTTTGGATCTGCGAAATAATCGCTTAAAATCGTTATGTGCTGATTTTTTGCGTGTATTTTTCAATGAGAGCACGAAACTACAGTCTTTGTATCTAAGTGCAAACCCTTGGATTTGCGACTGTGCTTCGCAGCAGCTCCTTTACACAGTACGTGCACATCGGCAACGGATACCCGATGTCGAGCAGTTACGCTGTGATAACAAACCGAATGTTACTCTCCTAACGGCAAGCCTGAGCGAATTGTGTCAAGTTGAAGACAACGTTAAACGTTATCAGTACATTTTTGCAGCTATCACAACTGCAGCGTTAATCATCATTATTTTCCTtcttattattgtattattctttaaatataaattgcaaGTTAAAATCTGGTTATATGGTCACAAGATATTGCGTTGCTGCATCCGGGAATACGAGCTGGATGAAAATAAAACGTTCGATGCGTTCATCTCCTATGCGCACCAAGAGGTTGACTTTGTCAACCATTTATTAGTGCCACAACTCGAGCAGGGCGAACCACCATTTCGTGTATGTACGCACGAACGCAATTGGCTAGCTGGCGCTTACATACCTGAGCAAATCATCGAATCGGTCGAACAGTCGCGACGTACGATCATTGTGCTTTCGCAGCACTTCATCGAGTCTGAATGGGCGCGCATGGAGTTTCGCACAGCGCATCAGTGCTCGTTGAACGAAGGTCGTGCGCGCATAATTATGATTAAATACGGTGAAATTATCAACAGTGAGTTATTGGATAAGGAATTGAAGGCATATTTGGATATGAACACATACTTGGATTGGCAAGATGTCAGATTTTGGGATAAACTACGCTATGCCATGCCACATAAAGTGGGTAGAAAACCGAACACCGATATGCTTGAAGTTAACGGCAAATTGTACGTAATTGGGAAAGTTGAGATGAATCGCTTGCGTGGTGAGAACGCCTAA